A stretch of Myxococcus hansupus DNA encodes these proteins:
- a CDS encoding ABC transporter ATP-binding protein: MPSPLPLPDSEALRFRDVHVAFEQGRRRVLEGLTADVSTKELTFIAGASGTGKSVLCRLAVGLLHPDAGEIELWGERVDSRPERELVRLRRQAPYLVQGPALLDWRTLRENVRLADPNAPQDAVDAALEQVGLLDWADRLPPELGPGAKKRTAIARALVLNPRYLLFDEPTTGLDRRGASQVEEVLASLKARGLGGMVVSHDYRQLKALADRVLVVANKRCAYLGTPEGFLESSAPELRVLTAPFMEGATDG, from the coding sequence ATGCCATCTCCCCTGCCCCTGCCCGACAGCGAGGCCCTGCGATTCAGGGACGTCCACGTCGCGTTCGAACAGGGCCGGCGGCGCGTGCTGGAGGGACTGACGGCGGACGTGTCCACGAAGGAGCTGACGTTCATCGCGGGCGCCAGCGGCACCGGGAAGAGCGTGCTGTGCCGCCTGGCCGTGGGCCTGCTGCATCCCGACGCGGGTGAAATCGAGCTGTGGGGTGAACGCGTGGACTCACGGCCCGAACGGGAGCTGGTGCGGCTGCGCCGACAGGCCCCCTATCTGGTCCAGGGCCCCGCGCTGCTGGACTGGCGCACGCTGAGGGAGAACGTGCGGCTGGCGGATCCGAACGCGCCCCAGGACGCGGTGGACGCCGCGCTGGAGCAGGTCGGCCTGTTGGACTGGGCGGACCGGCTGCCACCTGAGCTGGGGCCCGGAGCGAAGAAGCGGACCGCCATCGCGCGAGCGCTGGTGCTCAACCCGCGCTATCTCCTGTTCGACGAGCCGACCACGGGGTTGGACCGCCGGGGCGCCAGCCAGGTGGAGGAGGTCCTCGCGTCGTTGAAGGCACGGGGCCTGGGGGGCATGGTGGTGTCCCACGACTACCGGCAGTTGAAGGCGTTGGCGGATCGGGTGTTGGTGGTGGCGAACAAGCGATGTGCCTATCTGGGGACTCCGGAAGGCTTCCTGGAGTCCTCCGCGCCCGAGCTGCGGGTGCTGACGGCGCCATTCATGGAGGGCGCGACGGATGGATGA
- a CDS encoding zinc metalloprotease — translation MTLGYLIVGHALALLSGPPHAFEANGCAAPEPAPSWVAKFAPTTSDCSMDSTVPGPQWLPTAVLRIPVVVHVVADNACVNGNVSDALVHSQMAVLNEDFRALAGTPGAGGVDSKIEFFLATVDPSGNPTTGIQRYCNTTWYQDSGSYWLSSAWDPARYVNIYTHSAGGSRGYVPFLPADPSAAVGQPQDRMVINWLAVGRVGPFPPYHTGRTVTHEMGHYLGLFHTYYAGCGTASAPACYTTGDRICDTPPNATSHKGCTAGITSCGGVPVPIQNYMELTDDTCMTGFTAEQVQRMRCTLATYRPDLAQ, via the coding sequence ATGACACTTGGCTATTTGATTGTCGGTCATGCCCTGGCCCTCCTGTCTGGGCCTCCCCATGCGTTCGAAGCCAACGGCTGTGCCGCTCCGGAGCCCGCGCCTTCCTGGGTGGCGAAGTTCGCGCCCACAACCTCCGACTGCTCCATGGACTCGACGGTCCCCGGCCCGCAGTGGCTTCCCACGGCGGTGCTGCGCATTCCCGTGGTGGTCCATGTCGTCGCGGACAATGCCTGCGTGAATGGCAACGTCTCGGACGCGTTGGTCCACAGCCAGATGGCGGTCCTCAACGAGGACTTCCGCGCGCTGGCCGGCACGCCGGGCGCGGGTGGGGTGGATAGCAAGATTGAGTTCTTCCTCGCCACCGTGGACCCCTCGGGCAACCCGACCACGGGCATTCAGCGTTACTGCAACACGACGTGGTACCAGGACTCGGGCAGCTACTGGCTCAGCAGCGCCTGGGACCCGGCGCGCTATGTGAACATCTACACCCACAGCGCCGGTGGTTCGCGAGGGTATGTGCCCTTCCTCCCCGCGGATCCCTCGGCCGCCGTGGGGCAGCCGCAGGACCGGATGGTCATCAACTGGCTGGCCGTCGGACGGGTGGGGCCTTTCCCGCCGTACCACACCGGTCGCACCGTCACGCACGAGATGGGCCACTACCTGGGCCTCTTCCACACGTACTACGCGGGATGCGGCACGGCGTCCGCGCCGGCCTGCTACACCACCGGAGACCGCATCTGCGACACCCCTCCCAACGCCACCTCCCACAAGGGGTGCACCGCGGGGATCACGAGCTGCGGCGGCGTGCCGGTGCCCATCCAGAACTACATGGAGCTGACGGACGACACCTGCATGACGGGCTTCACCGCGGAGCAGGTACAGCGCATGCGGTGCACCCTGGCCACCTACCGCCCGGACCTGGCGCAGTAG
- a CDS encoding PepSY-associated TM helix domain-containing protein, with product MRTFRNILFWIHLITGIAAGIVIGIMSFTGVVIAFEKQIIEWAERDIRTVQVPSPGAARLPVEDLVERVRAVRTDGQPTAVTVFPDPASSVIVNIGRGSVTFIHPYTGEVLGNGAEGVRGFFRWNVELHRWLVASGDNRPVGKAITGASNAVFLFLAISGLYLWWPRKWTLRAMRPSLWFRRGLKGKARDWNWHNVIGFWTLPVIIVLAGSGMVISYKWASNLVFTVMGSPAPTTQGPPGSGSVKVPAPTEPTPRKPLDELMAEARKTSPNWEYVVLRLGGGNARPAGAQAPGGKGQGGREGAPEAQVKAEGAPADVVPDAQGKRGRGKGDADGVDAVSFSVREKDAWPLFSSQQVSLNPFTGEVAKLEGYADYNSGRKARSWLRFLHTGEALGLIGQLVAAIASLGGVFLTYTGFALAWRRFFPRRRRATTEAKAEPVTAESERAA from the coding sequence ATGCGCACTTTCCGAAACATCCTCTTCTGGATTCACCTCATCACGGGCATCGCCGCGGGCATCGTGATTGGCATCATGTCCTTCACGGGCGTGGTCATCGCCTTCGAGAAGCAGATCATCGAGTGGGCGGAGCGCGACATCCGGACGGTGCAGGTGCCGTCTCCCGGCGCGGCCCGGCTCCCGGTGGAGGACCTGGTCGAGCGCGTCCGCGCCGTGCGGACCGATGGACAGCCGACGGCGGTGACGGTGTTTCCGGATCCCGCGTCGTCGGTGATCGTGAACATCGGCCGGGGCTCGGTGACCTTCATCCACCCGTACACGGGCGAGGTGCTGGGCAACGGGGCGGAGGGCGTGCGGGGCTTCTTCAGGTGGAACGTGGAGCTGCACCGGTGGCTCGTGGCCAGCGGTGACAACCGCCCCGTGGGCAAGGCCATCACTGGGGCGAGCAACGCGGTGTTCCTCTTCCTGGCCATCTCCGGCCTGTACCTGTGGTGGCCGCGCAAGTGGACGCTGCGCGCGATGCGGCCGTCGCTGTGGTTCCGGCGCGGGTTGAAGGGCAAGGCGCGGGATTGGAACTGGCACAACGTCATCGGGTTCTGGACGCTGCCGGTGATCATCGTGCTCGCGGGGTCGGGCATGGTCATCTCGTACAAGTGGGCGTCCAACCTGGTGTTCACGGTGATGGGCAGCCCGGCGCCCACGACGCAGGGGCCTCCGGGTTCGGGGTCGGTGAAGGTGCCGGCACCCACGGAGCCCACGCCGCGCAAGCCCTTGGACGAGCTCATGGCCGAGGCGCGGAAGACGTCGCCCAACTGGGAGTACGTCGTGCTGCGCCTGGGCGGTGGCAACGCGCGTCCGGCGGGTGCGCAGGCGCCGGGGGGCAAGGGGCAAGGGGGCCGCGAGGGCGCGCCGGAGGCACAGGTGAAGGCCGAGGGGGCTCCGGCCGACGTAGTGCCGGACGCTCAGGGCAAGCGGGGCCGGGGCAAGGGCGACGCGGACGGTGTGGACGCGGTGTCGTTCTCCGTGCGTGAGAAGGACGCCTGGCCCCTGTTCTCGTCTCAGCAGGTGTCGCTGAACCCCTTCACGGGCGAAGTGGCGAAGCTGGAGGGCTATGCCGACTACAACAGTGGCCGCAAGGCACGGAGCTGGCTCCGCTTCCTCCACACGGGCGAGGCGCTGGGGCTGATCGGTCAGCTCGTGGCCGCCATCGCCTCGCTGGGCGGCGTGTTCCTGACCTACACCGGCTTCGCCCTGGCGTGGCGCCGGTTCTTCCCCCGTCGCCGGCGCGCGACGACGGAGGCCAAGGCGGAGCCCGTCACCGCGGAGTCCGAGCGCGCGGCCTGA
- the traA gene encoding outer membrane exchange protein TraA family protein: MFLLLVWGLLIPLAAGAQVVVISGRPVAPLPGTPGVGLCSAARVSRSPAADFPQSQWAYIPGINAFLDADPGSRIDSVVQTPLDLSNNLNDGRTLSYGDFQGAVAGCPAGGCGFIYNDDLTSFATRLRGYLAVTSDMAGRSLQFGFYADESVSLTIIDGNQAHHPLINRPPTIGFPTWRAAKTVRFEQPGLYGVEVLYTNIGQHAALELSLRDGDGDLADFERQATTPPIIRLDAAGFVLMTPELFHQTESGWPSFPVSTECAQCNRQSANAPGNGGCEAGFRCNAAALCARCDSLNACGESCSPCGASAPYCVSQAEGFACAECRGDNDCWVTEECRVPTCSETGRCASNLAEDGTACRGGTCQQGECMRVDAGTPDAGEVDGGAHPDEDGGSANEDGGTSDDDGGSADEDGGSSAEEDGGSANADGGSTVDSGVPGGDAGAVDGGAEAPPASEAGCGCQGGPSALFPTSLLVLARVVRRGRR; this comes from the coding sequence ATGTTCTTGCTTCTGGTGTGGGGTCTCCTCATTCCGCTGGCCGCGGGTGCCCAGGTGGTGGTCATCAGCGGCCGTCCCGTGGCGCCCCTGCCCGGGACGCCGGGGGTGGGCCTTTGCTCCGCGGCGAGAGTCTCTCGGAGTCCCGCGGCGGACTTCCCTCAAAGCCAGTGGGCCTACATTCCTGGCATCAATGCTTTCCTGGATGCGGACCCCGGCAGCCGCATTGACTCCGTGGTGCAGACGCCCCTGGACCTGTCCAACAACCTCAATGATGGAAGGACGCTGAGCTACGGCGATTTCCAGGGGGCTGTCGCCGGTTGTCCCGCTGGCGGGTGTGGCTTCATCTACAACGATGACCTCACGTCCTTCGCGACGCGCCTGCGTGGCTACCTCGCGGTGACGAGCGACATGGCCGGCAGGTCCCTGCAGTTCGGGTTCTATGCGGATGAGTCCGTGAGCCTGACGATCATCGACGGCAATCAGGCGCACCATCCGCTCATCAACCGGCCGCCGACGATTGGTTTTCCGACGTGGCGTGCCGCCAAGACGGTCCGGTTCGAGCAGCCCGGGCTCTACGGCGTGGAGGTGCTCTACACGAACATCGGTCAGCACGCCGCCCTCGAGCTGTCACTCCGGGACGGAGACGGGGACCTCGCTGACTTCGAGCGACAAGCGACCACACCGCCCATCATCCGACTGGATGCCGCGGGTTTCGTGCTCATGACGCCCGAGCTGTTCCACCAGACGGAGTCGGGGTGGCCTTCCTTCCCGGTCTCCACCGAGTGTGCCCAATGCAATCGCCAGTCCGCCAATGCGCCTGGGAATGGCGGCTGCGAAGCGGGCTTCCGTTGCAATGCCGCGGCGCTGTGCGCGCGATGTGATTCCTTGAATGCTTGTGGGGAGTCCTGCTCGCCTTGCGGAGCATCGGCGCCCTATTGCGTGAGTCAGGCCGAAGGCTTCGCCTGTGCGGAGTGCCGGGGTGACAACGACTGCTGGGTGACGGAGGAATGCCGCGTGCCCACCTGCTCGGAGACGGGGAGGTGCGCCTCGAACCTCGCGGAAGACGGAACTGCGTGCCGTGGAGGCACCTGCCAGCAAGGTGAGTGCATGCGCGTGGACGCGGGGACTCCCGACGCGGGCGAGGTGGATGGGGGCGCCCACCCGGACGAGGACGGAGGTTCCGCGAACGAGGACGGTGGAACCTCGGACGATGATGGCGGCTCCGCGGATGAGGACGGTGGCTCCAGCGCTGAAGAGGATGGCGGCTCCGCGAATGCGGATGGCGGCTCCACGGTGGACTCAGGTGTGCCGGGAGGGGACGCGGGCGCTGTGGATGGCGGCGCGGAGGCGCCCCCGGCGTCCGAGGCTGGCTGCGGGTGCCAGGGCGGTCCGTCCGCGTTGTTCCCCACGTCCCTGCTCGTGCTGGCGCGTGTCGTCAGGCGTGGACGGCGATAG
- a CDS encoding MlaD family protein encodes MDERRLELKVGALVLAAIVSVLVLLFLMGELNLGSETGLAVDFGHTGNVVEGAPVKLGGVQVGRVKDIQLQPERRDAQGRPLPVRMELAVSPEAVGSLRKDARVTVATVGILGEPYLELNPGSAQERLPAGTSVRGTDAPRLDVLAEQLTRFVDLLSQMLEEDPEAIRGLAANVSRLARTLDQLLQENQGDLKVLATELAAASKDLRQLSGLAREAFQPGGKGARMLDDASAVASVVRRDLPGLTKSAGTTLDGLAAITGPLGPEDGERVKVALERLTAASGQLESIASRADRVLAKIEAGEGSVGAALQDGTLYDELRSLVTDLRKHPWKVLWKD; translated from the coding sequence ATGGATGAGCGACGGCTGGAGCTGAAGGTGGGCGCGCTGGTGCTGGCCGCCATCGTGAGCGTGCTGGTGCTGTTGTTCCTGATGGGCGAATTGAACCTGGGCTCGGAGACGGGGCTCGCGGTGGACTTCGGCCACACGGGCAACGTGGTGGAGGGCGCCCCGGTGAAGCTGGGCGGCGTGCAGGTGGGGCGCGTGAAGGACATCCAGCTCCAGCCCGAACGGCGGGATGCACAGGGCCGTCCCCTGCCCGTCCGGATGGAGCTCGCGGTGTCACCCGAGGCCGTGGGTTCGCTGCGCAAGGACGCGCGCGTCACCGTGGCCACGGTGGGCATCCTGGGCGAGCCGTACCTGGAGCTGAACCCGGGCTCGGCGCAGGAGCGGCTGCCCGCCGGGACCTCCGTGCGGGGGACGGACGCGCCCCGGCTGGACGTGCTCGCGGAGCAGCTCACGCGCTTCGTGGACCTGCTGTCGCAGATGCTCGAGGAGGACCCCGAGGCCATCCGTGGCCTCGCCGCGAATGTGTCGCGGCTGGCGCGGACCCTGGACCAGTTGCTTCAGGAGAACCAGGGCGACCTGAAGGTGCTGGCCACGGAGCTGGCGGCCGCGTCGAAGGACCTGCGGCAGCTCTCGGGGCTCGCGCGGGAAGCCTTCCAACCCGGCGGCAAGGGCGCGCGGATGCTCGACGACGCGTCGGCGGTGGCCTCGGTGGTGCGGCGGGATTTGCCGGGGCTGACGAAGTCCGCGGGGACGACGCTGGACGGTCTGGCGGCCATCACGGGCCCGCTGGGGCCGGAAGACGGCGAGCGCGTGAAGGTCGCCCTGGAGCGCCTCACGGCGGCTTCGGGGCAGTTGGAGAGCATCGCCTCCCGGGCGGACCGGGTGCTGGCGAAGATTGAAGCCGGCGAGGGCAGCGTGGGCGCGGCCCTTCAGGATGGCACGCTCTACGATGAGCTGCGTTCGCTGGTGACGGACCTCCGCAAACACCCGTGGAAGGTGCTCTGGAAGGACTGA
- a CDS encoding DEAD/DEAH box helicase: MKAPPTPAPSDATFESLGLKPALVEALSALGYEEPTPIQAAALPPLLGGKDLLGIAATGTGKTAAFALPLLNHVTPGACKPHTTSALVLVPTRELAMQVSEAIHRYGQKLGVSVLPLYGGQVIGQQLRVLKRGVDVVVATPGRALDHLRRGTLQLDDVRMVVLDEADEMLDMGFADDLEAILSGTPEDRQTALFSATLPPRIASIAERHLHEPVRVKIAREKVEQGEMPRVRQTAYVVPRAFKIATLGRLLDVESPTAAIIFCRTRTEVDDLTVSLNGRGWRAHALHGGMTQEQRDRVIKQLKSQGTDLLVATDVAARGLDIPRLSHVVNFDVPNAPEAYVHRIGRTGRAGREGVAITLVEPREHRLLRNIERVTGQRIEVATVPTVADMREKRQELLRESLRETLVAGEFDSLRSVVEGLASEFDPMDIAAAAVKLLHDAQDEGRDAEETEIPVVAPPQERKDRPGGKFGGPSGRSGPSERGPKSRGAPPTWDVTRLWIGAGRHAGMRPADLVGAIAGEAGVESSKIGAIQIGDTFSLVEVPESDANRIIAALKNATLRGKKVLVRKDRN, translated from the coding sequence GTGAAAGCCCCCCCGACCCCCGCCCCGTCCGACGCCACGTTCGAATCCCTGGGCCTCAAGCCCGCGCTCGTCGAGGCCCTCAGTGCGCTTGGCTACGAGGAGCCCACCCCCATCCAGGCCGCGGCCCTCCCGCCGCTCCTGGGCGGGAAGGACCTGCTCGGCATCGCCGCCACCGGCACCGGCAAGACGGCCGCCTTCGCGCTGCCCCTGCTCAACCATGTCACGCCAGGTGCGTGTAAGCCCCACACCACGTCCGCCCTGGTCCTGGTCCCCACCCGCGAGCTGGCCATGCAGGTGTCCGAGGCCATCCACCGCTACGGCCAGAAGCTCGGCGTCTCCGTGCTGCCCCTGTACGGCGGGCAGGTCATCGGCCAGCAGCTCCGCGTCCTGAAGCGCGGCGTGGATGTCGTGGTCGCGACGCCGGGCCGTGCGCTGGACCACCTGCGCCGGGGCACGCTCCAGCTCGACGACGTGCGGATGGTGGTGCTCGACGAGGCCGACGAGATGCTCGACATGGGCTTCGCCGACGACCTGGAGGCCATCCTCTCCGGCACGCCCGAGGACCGGCAGACGGCCCTCTTCTCGGCCACCCTGCCCCCGCGCATCGCCAGCATCGCCGAGCGCCACCTGCACGAGCCCGTGCGCGTGAAGATCGCCCGCGAGAAGGTGGAACAGGGCGAGATGCCCCGCGTCCGCCAGACGGCCTACGTCGTCCCGCGCGCGTTCAAGATCGCCACGCTGGGCCGCCTGCTCGACGTGGAGTCCCCCACCGCCGCCATCATCTTCTGCCGCACGCGCACGGAGGTGGATGACCTCACGGTGTCGCTGAATGGCCGCGGCTGGCGCGCCCACGCCCTGCACGGCGGCATGACGCAGGAGCAGCGCGACCGCGTCATCAAGCAGCTCAAGTCCCAGGGCACCGACCTGCTGGTGGCCACCGACGTCGCCGCGCGCGGCCTGGACATCCCCCGCCTGTCGCACGTGGTGAACTTCGACGTGCCCAACGCGCCCGAAGCCTACGTGCACCGCATCGGCCGCACGGGTCGCGCCGGCCGTGAGGGCGTGGCCATCACCCTGGTGGAGCCGCGCGAGCACCGGCTGCTGCGCAACATCGAGCGCGTCACGGGCCAGCGCATCGAAGTGGCCACCGTCCCCACCGTCGCGGACATGCGCGAGAAGCGACAGGAGCTGCTCCGCGAGTCCCTGCGCGAGACGCTGGTGGCCGGTGAGTTCGACTCTCTCCGCAGCGTGGTGGAGGGACTGGCCAGCGAGTTCGACCCCATGGACATCGCCGCCGCCGCGGTGAAGCTCCTCCATGACGCCCAGGACGAGGGCCGTGACGCCGAGGAGACGGAGATTCCCGTCGTCGCGCCGCCGCAGGAGCGGAAGGACCGTCCGGGCGGCAAGTTCGGTGGTCCGTCGGGGCGGTCAGGACCGTCGGAGCGGGGCCCGAAGTCCCGTGGGGCGCCCCCGACGTGGGATGTCACCCGGCTGTGGATTGGAGCGGGCCGTCACGCGGGCATGCGCCCCGCCGACCTCGTGGGTGCCATCGCGGGCGAGGCGGGCGTCGAGTCCTCGAAGATTGGCGCCATCCAGATTGGCGACACCTTCTCGTTGGTGGAGGTCCCCGAGTCCGACGCCAACCGCATCATCGCCGCGCTGAAGAACGCCACGCTGCGGGGCAAGAAGGTGCTGGTCCGGAAGGACCGAAACTGA